One segment of Gemmatimonadota bacterium DNA contains the following:
- a CDS encoding Ig-like domain repeat protein, which yields MALFRSPYRWLGPLVVLAAAVNCGGGDSLTVPSEGLPTAIVKVAGDAQSGTVTLPLADTLVVLVTDAKARPVQDQPIVFTRLAGGANGAVIPDTARTDINGRARSVWVLGALAGAQRVEARVVATGTPGTLKVFFDATAAAAAADTLRLAAGDRQAGTVGAALAESLAVLVTDRYGNPVAGQDVAWAVPAGQGSVSAALVASGADGRAAVRRTLGPNAGTQGTTATAAGLKGSPVSFQSTATAGGAVALVRISPDSQSAPAGFTLTDSVVVQVQDANGNGVAGRSVNWVTTAGNGSVVPQTSTTNAQGYAFTYWTLSPVAGPNTLTAAVSGLPQVTFTAIGGAAQPTTLAGQSAASQNGTVGQAVAAPPSVKVTDQNGNPVQGVTVTFSVAQGGGTVSDGTGSGPTASVATSAQGVATLAAWTLGTTAGANAVSAAATGAGGAPLGGSPVSFTATAAPGAAARLLVVTEPSGAAQSGVVFAQQPAVALRDAFGNAVTQAGVSVTATAPGGATLRGAPSASTNASGVATFSGLSLAGPIGSYTLVFAGAGLTPDTSAAVLLSAGPAALLGITTQPSATAQSGVALAQQPVIQLRDSAGNAVAQAGVPVSVAIATGGGTLGGTTTVNTNASGAAAFTGLAITGAAGARTLTFSGSALASVTSTAITLGAGTPTALALSTQPSATAQSGSVLATQPVVELRDASNNVVALAGVSLTASLTGAPAGVILGGTLTVPTTAAGSAAFTGLSLTGPAGNYTLTFTVTAGATGVNPVTSSAIALAAGSGTALTLEVPPPATAQSGVALAPAPVLQVRDGAGNAVPQAGVAVGVTIATGAGGVLAGTDTVLTNAAGVATFSNLQLVGPVGSYTLAFGATGLAGVTASPLTLAAGPAAQLVLQTQPATTAQSGVALTTQPVVQLQDGGGNPVAQAGVTVTASIASGGGSLGGTTAVATDAQGIATFTDLALSGTAGSRTLGFAASGLSGATSNAIALGAGAPASLAITAGNNQTATAGSPVAIDPQVQVTDLSGNPVVGVSVTFTVTGGGGTAAAVAQTDASGFAAVTWTLGGTAGANTLDASAALSGGTSTVSFTATGLAGSAGRLAMVTQPSASAQSGVVFAQQPVIQLQDQNGNNVSTSGVAITAQSSGSLGGNTVAVSVNGVATFTNLSLTGLAGSYQLTFTGDSLTGVTSAPVALGAGAASKLVVVTQPSSPTPSGTPFVQQPVVQVQDAAGNPVASSGRSVTAAINGSVGSLNPAGRTVVTDAAGLATFQTLTVSGPAGSYSLLFSTTGLTPDVSANFDITAGGATQMTATSATSQSATVGTTVAAPPTVLVQDAQNNPVAGVAVTFQVTAGGGALNGGAAVTDNNGVAAVTSWTLGPVAGANTVTASASGLPTVTFNATGTAGAATQVVLTTQPSTSAANGAVFATQPVAQLRDANGNNVSQAGVPVTVAIASGGGTLGGTATVNTSAAGQAAFSGLSITGTTGTRTLSFTSGTLTAATSGSIALTAGPATTLALSAGDGQSAPVGTPVSTPPAVLVTDQSGNPVSGVAVTFAVAGGGGSVTGGSATSNASGVATVGSWTLGGVAGTNTLTATSGTLAGSPVTFTATGTTGAATTLAVIAAAPTTAQNGIAFTTVPVVQLQDASGNAVAQAGVTIDGALFSVTRTLTNGSALTDALGQATFAGMAINGVIGTDSLSFTSTGLTGTARTPLTVTAGTAVKLGVNRQPSTTGQSGVALATQPRAQVQDISGNSVSVTGVLVTATIASGPVGATLTNPTATTGSTGLATFSGLAVSGPPGTYTLQFDATTAGYTPVVSGNLVLTVGPASQLSLTTPPPATVASGAAFVPAPVVQLRDGFGNPVLSQGIAITATVASGPGGSTLTNAVATTDAAGAATFTGLSLSGTAGDYTLAFAGTGLATVTSGTVALTAGGGSKLAVTTQPSVTAVNGAVFGTQPVLQLQDAIGNPVNQSGVAVTVSVASGTATLGGTLSATTNGSGQATFTNLKLTGTAGAHTLLFAASGYTGITSGTITLTASAATTIALSAGNNQVATVNTAVTTAPAVLVTDQSGNPVGGVSVTFTVTAGSGSVGGGASSIVSTGATGLAAPANWVLGTIAGANTLSATASGLTGSPVSFTATGVAGAATQIASVTAASSSVASGVTFPQQPSVRLLDVFGNAVAQAGVPVDVAVQSGGAVLSGTTPVNTASTGIATFSGLALTGPAGPHTLVYSSAGLTSLVSGTITVTAGGSATGITQVNPAATVVGESYTVSVSVTGAGGTPTGTVTVGDGSVSCNATLAGGSGSCAMASTAAGSRTLTATYAGDANFLGSSGTASHTVSQAATAPPPPPPGVDHHHGHRQRARPLDGGYALHRELHRGGARPRRRRAERQRHRHRRAGRELHHQRRGGELPADPDQRRRRLARGHLRRRRQPPRQHLRRGGPHGQRDRHHDHDHRGRARHHRPGPAGDRQLHRERRRHRHGLGE from the coding sequence GTGGCACTGTTCCGTTCGCCGTACCGCTGGCTGGGTCCGCTGGTCGTCCTCGCCGCCGCCGTGAACTGCGGTGGGGGGGACAGTCTCACGGTACCCTCCGAAGGACTCCCCACCGCCATCGTGAAGGTCGCGGGCGATGCCCAGTCGGGCACCGTGACGCTGCCGCTGGCCGACACCCTCGTGGTGCTGGTGACGGACGCCAAGGCGCGCCCGGTGCAGGACCAGCCGATCGTCTTCACCCGCCTGGCGGGGGGCGCCAACGGCGCGGTCATCCCGGACACCGCCCGCACCGACATCAACGGCCGGGCCCGCTCGGTGTGGGTGCTGGGCGCGCTGGCCGGCGCGCAGCGGGTGGAGGCGCGGGTGGTCGCCACCGGCACGCCGGGTACCCTCAAGGTGTTCTTCGATGCCACCGCCGCGGCGGCGGCCGCCGACACCCTGCGGCTCGCCGCCGGCGACCGGCAGGCCGGCACGGTGGGCGCCGCGCTCGCCGAGTCGCTCGCGGTGCTGGTGACCGACCGGTACGGCAACCCGGTGGCGGGGCAGGACGTGGCGTGGGCGGTCCCGGCGGGGCAGGGGAGCGTGAGCGCGGCGCTGGTGGCGAGCGGGGCCGATGGCCGCGCCGCGGTGCGCCGCACCCTGGGCCCCAACGCCGGGACGCAGGGCACCACGGCCACGGCGGCCGGGCTCAAGGGCTCGCCGGTGAGCTTCCAGTCCACCGCCACCGCCGGCGGCGCCGTGGCGCTGGTGCGGATCTCCCCCGACAGCCAGAGCGCGCCCGCCGGCTTCACGCTCACCGACTCCGTGGTGGTGCAGGTGCAGGACGCCAACGGCAACGGCGTGGCCGGCCGCAGCGTCAACTGGGTGACCACCGCCGGCAACGGCAGCGTGGTGCCGCAGACCAGCACCACGAACGCCCAGGGCTACGCCTTCACCTACTGGACCCTCTCGCCGGTGGCGGGGCCCAACACCCTGACCGCCGCGGTGAGCGGGCTGCCGCAGGTGACGTTCACCGCCATCGGCGGCGCGGCGCAGCCCACCACCCTCGCGGGGCAGTCGGCGGCGAGCCAGAACGGCACCGTGGGCCAGGCGGTGGCGGCGCCCCCGTCGGTGAAGGTCACCGACCAGAACGGCAACCCGGTGCAGGGGGTCACGGTCACCTTCTCGGTGGCGCAGGGCGGTGGCACCGTCTCGGACGGCACCGGCTCGGGCCCCACCGCGTCGGTGGCCACCAGCGCGCAGGGCGTGGCCACCCTGGCGGCGTGGACCCTCGGCACCACCGCCGGCGCCAACGCGGTGAGCGCCGCCGCCACCGGCGCCGGCGGCGCCCCGCTGGGCGGCAGCCCCGTCAGCTTCACGGCCACCGCCGCCCCCGGCGCGGCGGCGCGCCTGCTGGTGGTCACCGAGCCCAGCGGCGCGGCGCAGAGCGGCGTGGTGTTCGCCCAGCAGCCGGCGGTGGCGCTCCGCGACGCCTTCGGCAACGCGGTGACCCAGGCCGGGGTGAGCGTCACCGCCACGGCCCCCGGCGGCGCCACCCTGCGCGGCGCGCCCAGCGCCTCGACCAACGCCTCGGGCGTCGCCACCTTCAGCGGGCTGAGCCTCGCCGGGCCGATCGGCAGCTATACCCTCGTGTTCGCCGGCGCCGGCCTGACGCCGGACACCTCCGCCGCCGTGCTGCTCTCCGCCGGCCCCGCCGCGCTGCTCGGCATCACCACCCAGCCCTCCGCCACCGCGCAGAGCGGGGTCGCGTTGGCCCAGCAGCCGGTGATCCAGCTGCGCGACTCCGCGGGGAACGCGGTGGCCCAGGCCGGCGTGCCGGTCTCGGTGGCCATCGCCACCGGCGGCGGGACGCTGGGCGGCACCACCACGGTGAACACCAACGCCAGCGGCGCGGCGGCCTTCACCGGGCTGGCCATCACCGGTGCCGCCGGGGCGCGCACGCTCACCTTCAGCGGCAGCGCGCTGGCCAGCGTCACTTCCACGGCGATCACCCTCGGCGCCGGCACGCCCACCGCGCTCGCGCTTTCCACCCAGCCCTCCGCCACCGCGCAGAGCGGCTCGGTCCTGGCGACGCAACCGGTGGTCGAGCTGCGCGACGCCAGCAACAACGTGGTGGCGCTCGCCGGCGTGAGCCTCACCGCCAGCCTCACCGGCGCGCCCGCGGGCGTGATCCTCGGCGGCACGCTGACGGTGCCGACCACGGCGGCCGGCAGCGCGGCCTTCACCGGGCTCTCCCTCACCGGGCCCGCGGGCAACTACACCCTGACCTTCACCGTGACGGCCGGCGCCACCGGCGTCAACCCGGTGACCTCGAGCGCCATCGCCCTCGCCGCCGGGAGCGGCACGGCGCTCACCCTCGAGGTGCCGCCGCCCGCCACCGCGCAGAGCGGCGTGGCGCTTGCCCCGGCCCCGGTGCTGCAGGTGCGGGATGGCGCCGGGAACGCCGTGCCGCAGGCCGGCGTCGCGGTGGGCGTGACCATCGCCACCGGGGCGGGCGGGGTGCTCGCCGGCACCGACACCGTGCTCACCAACGCCGCCGGGGTGGCCACCTTCAGCAACCTGCAGCTCGTCGGCCCGGTGGGGAGCTATACCCTGGCCTTCGGGGCCACCGGCCTCGCCGGCGTCACCGCCAGCCCGCTGACCCTCGCGGCCGGTCCGGCTGCCCAGCTGGTGCTGCAGACCCAGCCCGCCACCACCGCGCAGAGCGGCGTGGCGCTCACCACCCAGCCGGTGGTGCAGCTCCAGGATGGCGGCGGCAACCCGGTGGCGCAGGCCGGCGTGACCGTCACCGCCAGCATCGCCAGCGGGGGCGGCAGCCTCGGCGGCACCACGGCGGTTGCCACCGACGCGCAGGGCATCGCCACCTTCACCGACCTGGCGCTGAGCGGGACCGCGGGCAGCCGCACCCTCGGCTTCGCGGCCAGCGGGCTCAGCGGCGCCACCAGCAACGCCATTGCGCTCGGCGCGGGCGCGCCCGCGAGCCTCGCCATCACCGCGGGAAACAACCAGACGGCCACGGCCGGGTCTCCGGTGGCCATCGATCCGCAGGTGCAGGTCACTGACCTCAGCGGCAACCCGGTGGTCGGCGTCAGCGTCACGTTCACGGTGACCGGCGGTGGCGGGACCGCCGCCGCGGTGGCCCAGACCGACGCGAGCGGCTTCGCCGCGGTGACCTGGACCCTGGGTGGCACCGCGGGCGCCAACACCCTCGACGCCTCCGCCGCGCTCAGCGGCGGCACCAGCACCGTCAGCTTCACGGCCACCGGCCTGGCCGGCAGCGCCGGCCGCCTGGCCATGGTCACGCAGCCTTCCGCCTCCGCGCAGAGCGGGGTGGTGTTCGCCCAGCAGCCGGTCATCCAGCTGCAGGACCAGAACGGCAACAACGTCAGCACCAGCGGCGTGGCGATCACCGCCCAGTCGAGCGGCAGCCTGGGCGGCAACACCGTCGCGGTGTCGGTGAACGGTGTCGCGACCTTCACCAACCTCTCGCTGACCGGGCTCGCCGGGAGCTACCAGCTCACCTTCACCGGCGACAGCCTCACCGGCGTCACCTCCGCGCCGGTCGCGCTGGGTGCCGGCGCGGCGAGCAAGCTCGTCGTGGTGACGCAGCCCTCCTCGCCGACGCCGAGCGGGACGCCGTTCGTGCAGCAGCCGGTGGTGCAGGTGCAGGATGCCGCCGGCAACCCGGTGGCCTCGAGCGGCCGCAGCGTCACCGCGGCCATCAACGGTTCGGTGGGGAGCCTCAACCCCGCGGGCCGGACGGTCGTCACCGACGCCGCCGGGCTCGCCACCTTCCAGACGCTCACGGTGAGTGGTCCGGCGGGGAGCTACTCGCTGCTGTTCTCCACCACCGGCCTCACCCCCGACGTCTCGGCGAACTTCGACATCACGGCCGGCGGTGCCACGCAGATGACCGCCACCTCCGCCACCAGCCAGAGCGCGACGGTCGGGACCACGGTGGCCGCGCCGCCGACGGTGCTGGTGCAGGACGCGCAGAACAACCCGGTGGCGGGCGTGGCCGTGACCTTCCAGGTCACCGCCGGCGGCGGGGCGCTCAACGGCGGCGCCGCAGTCACCGACAACAACGGCGTGGCCGCCGTCACCAGCTGGACCCTTGGCCCCGTGGCCGGCGCCAACACGGTCACCGCGAGCGCCTCGGGCCTCCCGACGGTGACCTTCAACGCCACCGGCACGGCGGGAGCGGCCACGCAGGTGGTGCTCACCACGCAGCCCTCCACCAGCGCCGCCAACGGCGCGGTGTTCGCCACCCAGCCGGTGGCCCAGCTGCGCGACGCCAACGGCAACAACGTGAGCCAGGCCGGCGTGCCGGTGACGGTGGCCATCGCGAGCGGCGGCGGCACCCTGGGTGGCACCGCCACGGTGAACACCAGCGCGGCGGGCCAGGCGGCCTTCAGCGGTCTCTCGATCACCGGTACCACCGGCACGCGGACCCTGAGCTTCACCTCCGGGACGCTCACCGCCGCCACCTCCGGCAGCATCGCCCTGACGGCCGGTCCCGCCACCACGCTGGCGCTCAGCGCGGGCGACGGTCAGTCGGCGCCGGTCGGCACGCCGGTGAGCACTCCGCCGGCGGTGCTGGTCACCGACCAGAGCGGCAACCCGGTGAGCGGCGTGGCCGTGACCTTCGCGGTGGCGGGGGGCGGCGGCAGCGTCACCGGCGGCAGCGCCACCAGCAACGCCAGCGGCGTCGCCACGGTGGGCAGCTGGACCCTGGGCGGCGTGGCGGGGACCAATACCCTCACCGCGACATCCGGCACCCTGGCCGGCAGCCCGGTCACCTTCACGGCCACCGGCACCACCGGCGCGGCCACCACGCTGGCGGTCATCGCCGCGGCGCCTACCACCGCGCAGAACGGCATCGCCTTCACCACGGTGCCGGTGGTGCAGCTGCAGGATGCCAGCGGCAATGCGGTGGCGCAGGCCGGCGTCACCATTGACGGGGCGCTCTTCTCGGTGACGCGCACCCTCACCAACGGCAGCGCCCTCACCGACGCCCTGGGCCAGGCCACGTTCGCGGGGATGGCCATCAACGGGGTGATCGGCACCGACAGCCTGAGCTTCACCTCCACGGGGCTCACCGGCACGGCGCGGACTCCGCTCACCGTCACCGCCGGCACCGCGGTCAAGCTCGGCGTCAACCGCCAGCCCAGCACCACGGGCCAGAGCGGCGTGGCGCTGGCCACCCAACCGCGGGCCCAGGTGCAGGACATCTCCGGCAACAGCGTGAGCGTGACGGGCGTGCTGGTCACGGCCACGATCGCCTCCGGCCCGGTGGGCGCCACCCTGACCAACCCGACGGCCACCACTGGGTCCACCGGCCTGGCCACCTTCAGCGGCCTGGCCGTCTCCGGGCCGCCGGGTACCTACACGCTGCAGTTCGACGCCACCACCGCCGGCTACACCCCGGTGGTGAGCGGCAACCTCGTGCTGACGGTGGGGCCGGCCTCCCAGCTTTCCCTTACCACGCCGCCGCCGGCCACGGTGGCGAGTGGCGCCGCGTTCGTGCCGGCGCCGGTGGTCCAGCTGCGCGACGGCTTCGGCAATCCGGTCCTGTCCCAAGGCATCGCCATCACCGCCACGGTGGCCTCCGGGCCCGGCGGCTCCACCCTTACCAACGCGGTGGCCACCACCGACGCCGCCGGCGCGGCCACCTTCACCGGGCTCTCGCTGAGCGGCACCGCCGGCGACTACACCCTGGCCTTCGCCGGCACCGGCCTGGCCACGGTCACGTCGGGCACGGTGGCGCTGACCGCCGGTGGTGGCAGCAAGCTCGCCGTCACCACCCAGCCGTCGGTGACGGCCGTCAACGGCGCGGTGTTCGGCACCCAGCCGGTGCTCCAGCTCCAGGACGCCATCGGCAACCCGGTGAACCAGTCCGGCGTCGCCGTCACGGTGTCGGTGGCGAGTGGCACCGCCACCCTGGGCGGCACGCTGAGCGCCACCACCAACGGCAGTGGCCAGGCCACCTTCACCAACCTCAAGCTGACCGGCACGGCGGGCGCCCACACCCTGCTGTTCGCCGCGAGCGGCTACACCGGGATCACCTCGGGCACCATCACCCTCACTGCCAGCGCGGCCACGACCATCGCGCTGAGCGCCGGCAACAACCAGGTGGCCACGGTGAACACCGCGGTGACCACGGCCCCCGCCGTGCTGGTCACCGACCAGAGCGGCAACCCGGTGGGCGGCGTCAGCGTCACCTTCACCGTGACCGCGGGCAGCGGCAGCGTCGGCGGCGGCGCCTCGAGCATCGTGAGTACCGGCGCCACCGGCCTCGCGGCGCCGGCCAACTGGGTGCTCGGTACCATCGCCGGCGCCAATACCCTGAGCGCCACCGCGAGCGGCCTCACCGGCAGCCCCGTCAGCTTCACTGCCACCGGCGTGGCCGGCGCGGCCACCCAGATCGCCTCGGTCACGGCGGCCTCGAGCAGCGTCGCCAGCGGCGTGACCTTCCCGCAGCAGCCCTCGGTCCGGCTCCTCGACGTCTTCGGCAACGCGGTGGCGCAGGCGGGCGTGCCCGTGGACGTCGCGGTCCAGAGCGGTGGCGCCGTCCTCTCCGGCACCACGCCCGTGAACACCGCGAGCACCGGCATCGCCACCTTCAGCGGGCTGGCCCTGACAGGCCCCGCGGGGCCGCACACCCTGGTCTACTCCAGCGCCGGGCTGACCAGCCTGGTCTCCGGGACCATCACCGTCACCGCCGGCGGCTCCGCGACGGGCATCACCCAGGTCAACCCCGCCGCGACCGTCGTCGGGGAGAGCTACACCGTGAGCGTGTCGGTCACGGGCGCGGGGGGCACCCCGACCGGCACCGTGACCGTGGGCGACGGCAGCGTCTCCTGCAACGCCACCCTGGCGGGCGGGAGCGGTTCCTGCGCGATGGCCTCGACCGCGGCCGGCAGCAGGACCCTCACCGCCACCTACGCGGGTGACGCCAACTTCCTCGGCAGCAGCGGGACCGCGTCGCACACCGTCAGCCAGGCGGCCACCGCCCCGCCGCCCCCCCCGCCAGGCGTCGACCACCACCACGGTCACCGGCAGCGCGCCCGACCCCTCGACGGTGGGTACGCCCTACACCGCGAACTTCACCGTGGCGGTGCTCGCCCCCGGCGCCGGCGCGCCGAGCGGCAACGTCACCGTCACCGACGGGCTGGGCGGGAGCTGCACCACCAGCGCCGGGGCGGGGAACTGCCAGCTGACCCCGACCAGCGTCGGCGCCGGCTCGCTCGTGGCCACCTACGCCGGCGACGCCAACCTCCTCGGCAGCACCTCCGCCGCGGTGGGCCACACGGTCAGCGCGATCGCCACCACGACCACGATCACCGGGGTCGCGCCCGGCACCATCGTCCTGGGCCAGCAGGTGACCGTCAGCTTCACCGTGAGCGGCGGCGCCACCGGCACGGTCTCGGTGAGTGA
- a CDS encoding SURF1 family protein codes for MTPRARSLLFFGGTLVAALVFARLGLWQVARLRERRALNAVASAARERPPLALDAMLAAGGGTGGRLDHRQVSVSGRYDHAADIVIRGQSEGGVPGVRLVTPLRPLAGDTAILVQRGYVTSPDARRVELAPLQEPGVVWVRGLAFALDTTAPGEPMEEGGQLTWRRIDLRAIRARLPYPVADYVILHVADSSGPRGLRRDAPAPLDDGPHLSYAIQWFSFAITALVVGGIIGFRKA; via the coding sequence ATGACGCCTCGCGCGCGCTCGCTGCTGTTCTTCGGAGGCACCCTCGTGGCCGCCCTGGTCTTCGCGCGGCTGGGGCTGTGGCAGGTGGCGCGGCTCCGCGAGCGGCGTGCCCTCAACGCGGTGGCGAGCGCGGCGCGGGAGCGGCCGCCCCTCGCGCTCGACGCGATGCTCGCGGCCGGGGGCGGAACGGGGGGACGGCTCGATCACCGGCAGGTCAGTGTCTCGGGCCGCTACGACCACGCGGCGGACATCGTGATCCGGGGCCAGAGCGAGGGTGGGGTACCGGGCGTGCGGCTGGTGACGCCGCTGCGGCCGCTCGCCGGCGACACGGCGATCCTGGTGCAGCGGGGGTACGTCACCTCACCCGACGCGCGCCGGGTGGAGCTGGCGCCGCTGCAGGAGCCTGGGGTGGTGTGGGTGAGGGGGCTGGCCTTTGCGCTGGACACGACGGCGCCGGGCGAGCCGATGGAGGAGGGGGGCCAGCTGACCTGGCGGCGGATCGACCTCCGCGCCATCCGCGCCCGGCTCCCCTACCCCGTGGCGGACTACGTGATCCTGCACGTCGCCGACTCGAGCGGCCCGCGCGGCCTCCGGCGCGATGCGCCGGCCCCCCTGGATGACGGGCCCCACCTGAGCTACGCCATCCAGTGGTTTTCCTTTGCGATCACCGCCCTGGTGGTTGGCGGCATCATCGGGTTCCGAAAGGCCTAG
- a CDS encoding dipeptidase, with product MATPFRLLPALGAALALSFGPGLAAQAPDPALAQARRILERTILVDGHNDLPWEIRTNTDHPRDVEAYDLRDSVPGQTDLARLKAGRVGAQFWSIYVPGEDRDSGYARIQLEEFDIARRMVARYPDRLALALTAEDIVRARRQGRIASLLGMEGGHAIENSLGALRAYYELGARYLTLTHNVTLAWADAAQDTLKHGGLTPFGREVVREMNRLGMLVDLSHVSPGVMSDALDVTEAPVIFSHSSARALTNHLRNVPDSILARLPRNGGVVMVTFVQSFVSEERRLAELADDSAQAAIARESADSVEGRRRWRAWREGHPLPRATLSQVADHIEHVRKVAGADHVGIGSDFDGMGPGPLGLEDVSTFPALFAELIRRGWSEADLRKLAGENVIRALRQAEQVAARLRKERPASTATIEQLDGR from the coding sequence ATGGCCACCCCGTTCCGTCTGCTCCCGGCGCTCGGCGCCGCCCTCGCGCTCTCGTTCGGCCCCGGGCTCGCCGCCCAGGCGCCCGACCCCGCCCTGGCGCAGGCCCGCCGCATTCTCGAGCGGACGATCCTTGTCGACGGCCACAACGACCTCCCCTGGGAGATCCGCACCAACACGGACCATCCCCGCGACGTCGAGGCCTACGACCTGCGCGACTCGGTCCCCGGCCAGACCGACCTCGCCCGCCTCAAGGCGGGGCGGGTCGGCGCGCAGTTCTGGTCCATCTACGTGCCCGGCGAGGACCGCGACAGCGGCTACGCGCGGATCCAGCTCGAGGAGTTCGACATCGCCCGGCGCATGGTTGCGCGCTATCCCGACCGGCTGGCGCTGGCCCTCACCGCCGAGGATATCGTGCGGGCGCGGCGCCAGGGGCGGATCGCCTCGCTGCTCGGGATGGAGGGGGGGCACGCCATCGAGAACTCGCTCGGTGCGCTGCGCGCCTACTACGAACTCGGCGCCCGTTACCTCACCCTGACCCACAACGTCACCCTGGCCTGGGCCGACGCCGCGCAGGACACCCTCAAGCACGGCGGGCTCACCCCCTTCGGCCGCGAGGTGGTGCGGGAGATGAACCGCCTCGGCATGCTGGTGGACCTCTCCCACGTCTCGCCCGGCGTCATGAGCGACGCGCTCGACGTGACCGAGGCCCCGGTCATCTTCTCCCACTCGTCCGCCCGCGCGCTCACCAACCACCTGCGCAACGTCCCCGATTCCATCCTGGCGCGGTTGCCGCGGAACGGGGGCGTCGTCATGGTGACGTTCGTGCAGTCGTTCGTCTCGGAGGAGCGCCGCCTGGCCGAGCTGGCCGACGACTCGGCCCAGGCGGCGATCGCGCGGGAGAGTGCCGACTCGGTGGAGGGGCGCCGGCGGTGGCGCGCCTGGCGCGAGGGCCATCCCCTCCCGCGGGCCACCCTCAGCCAGGTGGCCGACCACATCGAGCACGTCCGGAAGGTGGCCGGCGCGGACCACGTGGGCATCGGCAGCGACTTCGATGGCATGGGGCCGGGACCCCTCGGCCTGGAGGATGTCTCGACCTTCCCCGCGCTGTTCGCGGAGCTGATCCGGCGCGGCTGGAGCGAGGCCGACCTGCGAAAGCTGGCGGGGGAGAACGTGATCCGCGCGCTGCGCCAGGCGGAGCAGGTGGCGGCGCGGCTGCGCAAGGAGCGGCCGGCGAGCACGGCGACGATCGAGCAGCTGGACGGCCGGTAG
- a CDS encoding alkaline phosphatase family protein, which yields MIWVTFAAGLLALRPAPVAPPAGPALVVMLTVDQMRGDYLARFQGQWRGGFRRLLDAGAVFPNGLQDHAITETAPGHSTLLSGRDPAHTGIIVNSLGVQDSSVELVGMPGSRGASPHRFQGTTLVDWMQRRDPGFRFLAVSDKDRAAMLPVGRARGPVFWDVGGTFTTSTYYSDTLPTWLRAWQARRGAARLAGTSWTLLRPESEYPEADAQPWEHDGADYVFPHRLPDDSLKVARQLASYPWMDSLTLDLALDGARAMGLGQRATPDMLVIGLSATDYIGHRYGPDSREIHDHLLRLDLWLGTFLDSLRTQVGGRPILLALSADHGVTSFPEFARTQGRPGGRIGLGALVREVNRALASRLQDSTVLEESSGLIFGDRARLRAAGVSPESLATALAARVWRMPGVQNAWTPATLEGAAVSDLHARRWVRLLPPKFAWFVAAQAKPGYIWADGPGYATHGTTNPDDVNVPLAFYGPGIRPGVYPDTVRTVDIAPTLARLLRVPTQGKLDGRPIRRVTD from the coding sequence GTGATCTGGGTCACATTCGCCGCCGGCCTGCTCGCCCTCCGTCCCGCCCCCGTCGCCCCGCCCGCGGGTCCGGCCCTGGTGGTGATGCTCACGGTGGACCAGATGCGCGGCGACTACCTGGCGCGATTCCAGGGGCAGTGGCGGGGTGGCTTCCGCCGCCTGCTCGACGCCGGGGCCGTCTTCCCCAACGGGCTCCAGGATCACGCCATCACGGAGACCGCGCCGGGGCACTCCACCCTGCTCTCCGGGCGTGACCCCGCGCACACGGGGATCATCGTCAACTCGCTCGGCGTGCAGGACAGCAGCGTGGAGCTGGTGGGGATGCCCGGATCACGGGGCGCCTCGCCGCACCGGTTCCAGGGGACCACCCTGGTGGACTGGATGCAGCGGCGGGATCCGGGGTTCCGGTTCCTCGCGGTGAGCGACAAGGACCGGGCCGCCATGCTCCCGGTGGGGCGGGCCCGCGGGCCGGTGTTCTGGGACGTCGGCGGTACCTTCACGACCAGCACCTACTACAGCGACACGCTGCCCACCTGGCTCCGCGCCTGGCAGGCGCGGCGGGGCGCCGCCCGGCTCGCGGGGACCAGCTGGACCCTGCTCCGGCCCGAGTCGGAGTATCCCGAGGCCGACGCCCAGCCCTGGGAGCACGATGGGGCCGACTACGTCTTCCCGCACCGGCTCCCCGACGACTCCCTCAAGGTGGCGCGGCAGCTTGCCAGCTATCCCTGGATGGACTCCCTCACCCTGGACCTGGCCCTCGATGGCGCCCGGGCCATGGGGCTCGGCCAGCGCGCCACGCCGGACATGCTGGTGATCGGCCTCTCGGCCACCGACTACATCGGGCACCGTTACGGGCCCGACTCGCGCGAGATCCACGACCACCTGCTGCGTCTGGACCTCTGGCTCGGCACCTTCCTCGACTCGCTGCGGACCCAGGTCGGGGGGCGGCCGATCCTGCTGGCCCTCAGCGCCGACCATGGCGTCACCAGCTTCCCCGAGTTCGCGCGCACGCAGGGGCGCCCGGGCGGCCGCATCGGGCTCGGGGCGCTGGTGCGCGAGGTGAACCGCGCCCTCGCGTCGCGGCTCCAGGACAGCACGGTCCTCGAGGAATCGTCCGGGCTGATCTTCGGGGACCGGGCGCGGCTCCGTGCCGCCGGCGTGAGCCCCGAGAGCCTCGCCACCGCGCTCGCCGCGCGGGTGTGGCGCATGCCCGGGGTCCAGAACGCGTGGACTCCCGCCACCCTCGAGGGCGCGGCCGTCTCCGACCTGCATGCCCGGCGGTGGGTACGGCTGCTGCCTCCGAAGTTCGCGTGGTTCGTGGCGGCGCAGGCCAAGCCGGGGTACATCTGGGCCGACGGGCCGGGGTATGCCACCCACGGGACGACCAACCCCGACGACGTGAACGTGCCGCTGGCATTCTACGGTCCCGGCATCCGGCCCGGCGTGTACCCGGACACGGTGCGCACCGTGGACATCGCGCCCACGCTCGCGCGGCTGCTGCGGGTCCCGACCCAGGGCAAGCTCGATGGCCGCCCCATCAGGCGCGTCACCGACTAG